The Methanosphaera stadtmanae DSM 3091 genome includes a window with the following:
- a CDS encoding peptidylprolyl isomerase encodes MPIDDKDFVKLNYTGKVKETGDVFDTTYEDVAEEAGIKNENKDYHPMILAVGSTQLLSKLHDEIKKMDVGEKQTVEIPCEEAFGKRDPSLIQLIPMKEFKKQNIKPFVGMPLSLDGQHGIVRTVDGGRVRVDFNHELAGKDIIYEIEIVDTIDDNVEKIKGLIEVYYGNPNIDLEKTEILIEDGVAKITLDKLAGFEQRSAQEITLSKFRVARETYENIDEIEKVQFIDEYEKPEPEEESEDAPEVLDEE; translated from the coding sequence ATGCCAATAGATGATAAAGATTTTGTAAAATTAAATTACACTGGAAAAGTTAAAGAAACTGGAGACGTATTTGATACAACATATGAAGATGTTGCTGAAGAAGCAGGTATCAAAAACGAAAACAAAGATTATCACCCAATGATTCTTGCAGTAGGATCTACTCAATTACTCTCAAAATTACATGATGAAATTAAAAAAATGGATGTAGGAGAAAAACAAACAGTAGAAATCCCATGTGAAGAAGCATTTGGTAAAAGAGATCCAAGTTTAATTCAATTAATTCCAATGAAAGAATTCAAAAAACAAAACATTAAACCATTTGTAGGCATGCCCTTATCATTAGATGGACAACATGGAATTGTAAGAACTGTAGATGGTGGAAGAGTAAGAGTAGATTTCAACCATGAATTAGCTGGTAAAGATATAATTTATGAAATTGAAATTGTAGATACAATTGATGATAATGTTGAAAAAATTAAAGGATTAATAGAAGTATACTATGGAAATCCTAACATTGACTTAGAAAAAACAGAAATTCTTATTGAAGATGGTGTAGCTAAAATCACATTAGATAAATTAGCAGGATTCGAACAAAGATCTGCACAAGAAATAACATTATCTAAATTCAGAGTAGCAAGAGAAACATATGAAAACATCGATGAAATTGAAAAAGTTCAATTTATTGATGAATATGAAAAACCTGAACCAGAAGAAGAATCTGAAGATGCTCCAGAAGTATTAGATGAAGAATAA
- a CDS encoding KEOPS complex subunit Pcc1, which yields MKVKTKITFTYSDNKNAQIAYNSLYPDNEGFIESKVENNKLICYIENEKISTVLNTIEDLIQCEKVIEVTSKIV from the coding sequence ATGAAAGTAAAAACTAAGATAACATTCACATATTCAGATAATAAAAATGCTCAAATTGCATATAACTCATTATATCCTGATAATGAAGGATTTATTGAATCAAAAGTTGAAAACAATAAATTAATTTGTTATATTGAAAATGAGAAAATAAGTACTGTTTTAAATACTATTGAAGATTTAATTCAATGTGAAAAAGTAATTGAAGTTACATCAAAAATAGTATGA
- a CDS encoding nucleotidyltransferase family protein, with product MTLEDYVECILDRDRKTFYDDLECSGLEILNNKNKTPIIADFTEYSPLHNGHLFCMNEAKKQHPECLFVAIIPGLFERNGRGLPYILPRKKRAELAISLGADIAIEGPPMGVMGSGQYSLCLALLFKALNADYIPRGYISNDPKFKIILEYINKGKGVAPKPYKIISMEDKKVLLNGKLSNDDYVIVSLAKSLSKINFNYENKFIFIPRLENVSGTRIRECISNNEFNDLSDMLPKETINMIEKEIQLNHAPLHDCRLNKRLIYNANHLSREDLSNLTLIDNKTVNNIINNRPFSNVDELLDSITFGFSSHRKQRILSVLEVCIFKDEIHKYINNYPQKIKILGYKNKEVLNKFKVNLENNLKGENGKVCQ from the coding sequence ATGACTCTTGAAGATTATGTTGAATGTATTTTAGATAGGGATAGAAAAACATTTTATGATGATTTAGAATGTAGTGGTTTAGAAATTCTTAATAATAAGAATAAAACTCCCATAATTGCAGATTTTACTGAATATTCTCCATTACATAATGGTCATTTATTTTGTATGAATGAAGCAAAAAAACAACATCCTGAATGTCTGTTTGTAGCTATTATTCCAGGTTTATTTGAACGTAATGGTAGAGGATTACCATATATATTACCTCGTAAAAAAAGAGCAGAGTTAGCTATTAGTTTAGGTGCAGACATTGCTATAGAAGGTCCTCCAATGGGAGTAATGGGTTCTGGACAGTATTCATTATGTTTAGCACTTCTATTTAAGGCATTAAATGCTGATTATATTCCTAGAGGATATATTAGTAATGACCCTAAATTTAAAATAATACTTGAATATATAAATAAAGGTAAGGGAGTAGCACCTAAACCATACAAGATAATTTCAATGGAAGATAAAAAGGTGTTACTTAATGGTAAGCTAAGTAATGATGACTATGTTATTGTTTCATTAGCCAAATCCTTAAGTAAAATTAATTTTAATTATGAGAATAAATTTATTTTTATTCCTCGTTTAGAAAATGTTAGTGGTACTAGGATAAGAGAATGTATATCTAATAATGAATTTAATGATTTATCAGATATGCTACCTAAAGAAACTATTAATATGATAGAAAAGGAAATCCAATTAAATCATGCTCCTTTACATGATTGTAGGTTAAATAAGCGATTAATATACAATGCTAATCATTTATCAAGGGAAGATTTATCTAATTTAACTCTTATAGATAATAAAACTGTTAATAATATAATAAATAACAGACCATTTAGTAATGTTGATGAATTATTAGATAGTATTACTTTTGGATTTAGTAGTCATAGAAAACAAAGAATACTAAGTGTATTGGAGGTATGTATTTTTAAGGATGAAATACATAAATATATTAATAATTATCCACAAAAAATTAAAATTTTAGGATATAAAAATAAAGAAGTTCTAAATAAATTTAAAGTTAATTTGGAAAATAATTTAAAAGGAGAAAATGGAAAAGTATGCCAATAG
- the mcrA gene encoding coenzyme-B sulfoethylthiotransferase subunit alpha gives MDNEKKLFLKALKEKFDEDPEEENTKFYCYGGWEQSARKREFAEEAEKAVEARGGLPFYNPDIGVPLGQRKLMAYQVSGTDTYVEGDDLHFCNNSAIQQLVDDIKRTVIVGMDTAHGVLEQRLGVEVTPETINEYLETINHALPGGAVVQEHMVEVDPGLVTDSYAKIFTGDDDLLDQLDQRFVIDINKEFPEEQAEMLKKYIGKKTYQVSRVPTLVVRACDGGTTSRWSAMQIGMSFISAYKLCAGEAAIADFSYAAKHADVISMASAMPSRRARGPNEPGGVTFGAFSDMVQTSRVTDDPAEVTLEVIGGAAPLYDQVWLGSYMSGGVGFTQYATAAYTDEILDDFIYYGKDYVEGKYGGLCQAEATSEVVKDIASEVTLYGLEQYEIPAALEDHFGGSQRAAVLAAGAGCSVAFATANSNAGVNGWYLSQLLHKEGHSRLGFYGYDLQDQCGSSNSLSVRSDEGLIHELRGPNYPNYAMNVGHQPEYAGIAQAPHAARGDAFALNPLIKVAFADKNLSFDWAHPRECIAKGAVREFMPSGERDLINPAL, from the coding sequence ATGGATAATGAGAAAAAATTATTCTTAAAGGCTTTAAAAGAAAAATTCGATGAAGACCCTGAAGAAGAAAACACTAAATTTTACTGCTATGGTGGATGGGAACAATCCGCAAGAAAAAGAGAATTTGCTGAAGAAGCTGAAAAAGCTGTAGAAGCACGTGGAGGATTACCATTCTACAACCCAGATATAGGTGTACCTCTTGGACAAAGAAAATTAATGGCATACCAAGTATCTGGAACAGACACATATGTAGAAGGAGACGACCTTCACTTCTGTAACAACTCTGCAATTCAACAATTAGTAGACGATATTAAAAGAACTGTAATTGTAGGTATGGATACAGCTCACGGTGTACTTGAACAAAGATTAGGTGTAGAAGTTACTCCTGAAACAATCAACGAATACCTTGAAACAATCAACCACGCACTCCCTGGAGGAGCAGTTGTACAAGAACACATGGTAGAAGTTGACCCTGGATTAGTAACTGATTCCTACGCAAAAATATTCACTGGTGACGACGACTTATTAGATCAATTAGATCAAAGATTTGTAATCGACATCAACAAAGAGTTCCCTGAAGAACAAGCTGAAATGCTCAAAAAATACATAGGTAAAAAAACCTACCAAGTAAGTAGAGTACCTACATTAGTAGTACGTGCTTGTGATGGAGGTACAACCTCCAGATGGTCTGCTATGCAAATTGGTATGAGTTTCATTTCTGCATACAAATTATGTGCAGGAGAAGCAGCTATTGCTGATTTCTCATACGCAGCAAAACACGCAGATGTAATTTCCATGGCTAGTGCAATGCCATCAAGAAGAGCAAGAGGTCCAAACGAACCTGGAGGTGTAACCTTCGGTGCATTCTCTGATATGGTACAAACAAGCAGAGTAACAGATGACCCAGCTGAAGTAACTTTAGAAGTTATTGGTGGAGCAGCACCATTATACGACCAAGTATGGTTAGGTTCATACATGTCTGGTGGTGTAGGATTCACACAATATGCTACAGCAGCATACACAGATGAAATATTAGATGACTTCATTTACTATGGTAAAGACTACGTAGAAGGTAAATATGGTGGATTATGTCAAGCTGAAGCAACTTCCGAAGTTGTAAAAGACATTGCAAGTGAAGTAACCTTATACGGATTAGAACAATACGAAATCCCTGCAGCATTAGAAGACCACTTTGGTGGATCACAAAGAGCAGCAGTTCTTGCAGCAGGTGCAGGTTGTTCAGTAGCATTCGCAACTGCTAACTCTAACGCAGGTGTAAATGGATGGTACTTAAGTCAATTATTACATAAAGAAGGTCACAGTAGATTAGGATTCTATGGTTACGACTTACAAGATCAATGTGGATCATCCAACTCACTCTCTGTAAGAAGTGATGAAGGACTTATTCACGAATTAAGAGGTCCTAACTACCCTAACTACGCAATGAACGTAGGTCACCAACCTGAATATGCAGGTATTGCTCAAGCACCACACGCAGCAAGAGGAGACGCATTTGCACTTAACCCATTAATAAAAGTAGCATTTGCTGATAAAAACTTATCCTTCGATTGGGCTCACCCAAGAGAATGTATTGCAAAAGGTGCTGTTAGAGAATTTATGCCTAGCGGTGAACGTGACTTAATCAACCCAGCTTTATAA
- a CDS encoding Ni/Fe hydrogenase subunit alpha gives MVELTLEPVTRIEGHAKITVDLDEEGNVKDTKLHVMEFRGFEKFLQGRPIEEVPRIVPRICGICDVQHHLAAAKACDQVFGYNDDEILPAAYKMREIMNWASVMHSHTLSFYFLSAPDFIGGKDRKTRNVFQIIKDAPELAKKALALRRNSQDIVTAIGGRPIHQVSNTPGGITTELTDEEQKDNLVKAQEALELSLDTWDAAQPIFEENMDLIKTLGNVETYHCGLVDKKDGSWDMYNGNVRMTDKKGDIYAEFGSQDYTDYMAEGVKPYSWLKFPYIKELGYPEGIYRVAPLSRINVCTKMPDAAERAQDYLNEFRKDFGYAQEPLLFHPARLIELVAASELAVDGLEGDLSGEKRPGAIDRSQITGKGVGIVEASRGTLTHHYETDENGLVTKANIVVATVQNNPAMEMGIQQVAKNYIKPGVEVDDKIFNLMEMVIRAYDPCLSCATHQLDTQMRLSTVEVYDHMGNLVKKV, from the coding sequence ATGGTAGAATTAACATTAGAACCTGTAACAAGAATCGAAGGTCACGCTAAAATTACAGTAGATCTTGATGAAGAAGGAAATGTAAAAGATACAAAATTACATGTAATGGAATTCAGAGGATTTGAAAAATTCTTACAAGGAAGACCTATTGAAGAAGTACCTAGAATCGTACCTAGAATCTGTGGTATTTGTGACGTACAACACCACTTAGCTGCAGCAAAAGCATGTGACCAAGTATTTGGTTATAATGACGATGAAATACTTCCAGCTGCATACAAAATGAGAGAAATTATGAACTGGGCATCTGTAATGCACTCACACACATTAAGTTTCTACTTCTTATCTGCACCTGATTTCATAGGTGGAAAAGATAGAAAAACTAGAAACGTATTCCAAATTATTAAAGATGCACCTGAATTAGCTAAAAAAGCTTTAGCATTAAGAAGAAACTCTCAAGATATCGTAACTGCAATTGGTGGAAGACCAATTCACCAAGTATCCAACACACCTGGTGGAATTACCACTGAATTAACAGACGAAGAACAAAAAGATAATTTAGTAAAAGCTCAAGAAGCACTTGAACTTTCATTAGATACATGGGATGCAGCACAACCTATCTTTGAAGAAAACATGGATCTTATTAAAACACTTGGTAATGTAGAAACATACCACTGTGGTTTAGTAGATAAAAAAGATGGTAGTTGGGATATGTACAACGGTAATGTAAGAATGACCGATAAAAAAGGTGACATCTACGCTGAATTTGGTTCACAAGATTACACCGACTACATGGCTGAAGGCGTAAAACCATACTCCTGGTTAAAATTCCCATACATAAAAGAGTTAGGATATCCTGAAGGTATCTACAGAGTAGCTCCTTTATCAAGAATTAATGTATGTACAAAAATGCCTGATGCAGCAGAAAGAGCTCAAGATTACTTAAATGAATTCAGAAAAGACTTCGGATATGCTCAAGAACCTTTATTATTCCACCCAGCAAGATTAATCGAATTAGTAGCAGCTTCTGAATTAGCTGTAGATGGTCTTGAAGGAGATTTAAGTGGAGAAAAACGTCCTGGAGCTATTGACCGTTCACAAATCACTGGTAAAGGTGTAGGTATTGTTGAAGCATCAAGAGGAACATTAACTCACCACTACGAAACTGATGAAAACGGTTTAGTAACTAAAGCAAACATTGTAGTAGCTACAGTACAAAACAACCCAGCTATGGAAATGGGTATTCAACAAGTAGCTAAAAACTACATAAAACCTGGAGTAGAAGTTGACGATAAAATCTTCAACTTAATGGAAATGGTTATTCGTGCTTACGATCCATGTCTATCCTGTGCTACTCATCAATTAGATACCCAAATGAGATTATCTACAGTAGAAGTATATGATCACATGGGTAACTTAGTTAAAAAAGTCTAA
- the mcrG gene encoding coenzyme-B sulfoethylthiotransferase subunit gamma, whose product MAYEVQYYPGESVIAENRKKHMNPDHELKKLRNIADDDIVKLLSHRNPGEGYKTVHPPLDEMDFEEDTMKDFVEPIDGAKKGIRIRYIQFADSMYNAPAQPYDRARSYMRRFRGVDTGTLSGRQVIEMRESDLEETSKLLLESEFFDSAKTGLRGATVHGHSLRLDEDGLMFDALQRYVFDKETGHVVYVKDQVGVELDEPIDVGEPLPEDELKKITTIYRSDNVSLRDDEEVIKVVEAIHFARTDGGYGLEVFNNDLKSKLGGN is encoded by the coding sequence ATGGCATATGAAGTACAATATTATCCTGGAGAAAGTGTTATTGCAGAAAACCGTAAAAAACACATGAATCCAGATCATGAACTTAAAAAACTTAGAAATATTGCAGATGACGATATAGTAAAACTTTTAAGTCACAGAAACCCAGGAGAAGGTTACAAAACAGTACACCCACCTCTTGATGAAATGGACTTTGAAGAAGATACTATGAAAGACTTCGTAGAACCAATCGACGGAGCTAAAAAAGGAATTCGTATAAGATACATACAATTCGCAGACTCAATGTATAATGCACCTGCTCAACCATACGACAGAGCAAGATCATACATGAGAAGATTCAGAGGAGTAGATACAGGTACACTCTCAGGAAGACAAGTAATTGAAATGAGAGAATCTGACTTAGAAGAAACTTCCAAATTATTATTAGAATCTGAATTCTTTGATTCCGCTAAAACAGGTTTAAGAGGAGCAACCGTACACGGTCACTCATTAAGACTTGATGAAGACGGATTAATGTTTGATGCATTACAAAGATACGTATTCGATAAAGAAACTGGTCACGTTGTATACGTAAAAGATCAAGTAGGAGTAGAACTTGATGAACCTATTGATGTAGGAGAACCATTACCAGAAGACGAACTTAAGAAAATAACAACCATCTACAGATCTGACAACGTCAGCTTAAGAGATGATGAAGAAGTTATTAAAGTAGTTGAAGCTATTCACTTCGCAAGAACTGATGGTGGATATGGTTTAGAAGTATTCAACAACGATTTAAAAAGTAAATTAGGTGGTAACTAA
- the mcrB gene encoding coenzyme-B sulfoethylthiotransferase subunit beta, with product MPTYEDKIDLYGVDGKLLEEQVPLEAISPVINPTIKNIIQEIKRSVAINLAGIEKSLANGAYGGKANFIPGRELELDIVDNADAIADKIEKMLKISDDDDFNLNLLNGGKQILVQVPSERLSIAGDYSVAPLATGSALIQAILDTFDINKYQASEIKTAAMGGYPHNVKLGGALTTLLGQTTHLEGLGYSLRNIGANHVVAITKKNTLNAVALSSILEQTATFEMGDAVGAFERSHLLGLAYQGLNANNIVYDLVKENGKATLGDVIISLLSRALDDGVIRVKETLPSGFKLYEPVDWALWNAYAAAGLIAATIVNVGAARAAQGVASSILYFNDILEYEAGLPGVDFGRVMGTGVGMSFFSHGIYGGGGPGVFNGNHVVTRHSKGYAIPCNAAAMALDAGTQMFSVESTSGLVGEVYGSVDNLREPVKYVAEGASQVKDKL from the coding sequence ATGCCAACATATGAAGACAAAATAGATTTGTATGGGGTAGATGGAAAACTTTTAGAAGAACAAGTACCTCTAGAAGCAATTAGTCCAGTAATAAACCCTACAATTAAAAATATTATACAAGAGATTAAGCGTTCTGTTGCTATAAACTTAGCAGGTATTGAAAAATCATTAGCAAACGGAGCATACGGTGGAAAAGCTAATTTTATTCCTGGAAGAGAATTGGAATTAGATATTGTTGACAATGCAGATGCAATTGCTGACAAAATTGAAAAAATGTTAAAAATTAGTGATGATGATGATTTCAATTTAAACTTATTAAATGGAGGAAAACAAATATTAGTTCAAGTTCCTTCAGAAAGATTAAGTATTGCAGGTGACTACTCTGTAGCACCATTAGCAACAGGATCAGCATTAATTCAAGCTATTCTCGATACTTTTGACATCAACAAATATCAAGCTTCTGAAATTAAAACAGCAGCTATGGGTGGATACCCACACAACGTAAAATTAGGCGGAGCATTAACTACCTTATTAGGTCAAACAACTCACCTTGAAGGATTAGGTTACAGTCTAAGAAACATTGGAGCAAACCACGTAGTAGCTATTACAAAGAAAAATACTCTTAACGCAGTAGCTTTATCCTCTATTTTAGAACAAACTGCAACATTCGAAATGGGTGACGCAGTAGGTGCATTCGAAAGAAGCCACCTTTTAGGATTAGCATACCAAGGATTAAACGCAAACAACATAGTTTATGACTTAGTAAAAGAAAATGGTAAAGCAACACTCGGTGATGTAATTATTTCATTATTATCTAGAGCTTTAGATGATGGAGTAATCAGAGTAAAAGAAACATTACCTTCCGGATTCAAATTATACGAACCAGTTGACTGGGCATTATGGAATGCATATGCAGCAGCAGGTCTTATTGCAGCTACAATTGTTAACGTAGGTGCAGCAAGAGCAGCTCAAGGTGTAGCATCATCTATATTATACTTTAACGATATCTTAGAATACGAAGCAGGTTTACCTGGTGTAGACTTTGGTAGAGTAATGGGTACAGGTGTAGGTATGAGTTTCTTCTCACACGGTATTTACGGTGGTGGAGGACCTGGTGTTTTCAACGGTAACCACGTAGTAACAAGACACAGTAAAGGATATGCTATCCCATGTAACGCAGCAGCTATGGCTTTAGATGCAGGTACACAGATGTTCTCTGTAGAATCTACATCAGGTTTAGTTGGAGAAGTATATGGTAGCGTAGACAATTTAAGAGAACCAGTAAAATATGTTGCTGAAGGAGCTAGTCAAGTAAAAGATAAACTCTAA
- the mcrD gene encoding methyl-coenzyme M reductase operon protein D produces MSTDNNEAEVNVIKATDVKIFPDRILKPETTETILNKVMKLEGVLRILINGERLPTVVTMGPARGAPVNHTDRKTINVKGNDVPLRVSVGEIILTVQLDNLEDFVTEVNNILDETLKFGYNVSVGVFTKTNTTVSDYMKYGQGFEDKIDSRLIGLVDPNAKSSETIRYIR; encoded by the coding sequence ATGTCAACAGATAATAATGAAGCAGAAGTTAATGTTATAAAAGCAACCGATGTAAAAATTTTTCCAGATAGAATTTTAAAACCTGAAACAACAGAAACTATCTTAAACAAGGTAATGAAGTTGGAAGGTGTTTTAAGAATTTTAATAAATGGTGAAAGATTACCTACAGTAGTGACTATGGGTCCAGCAAGGGGAGCACCAGTAAATCACACTGATAGGAAAACAATTAATGTTAAGGGTAACGATGTTCCATTGAGAGTATCTGTTGGAGAAATAATTTTAACAGTCCAATTAGACAATCTTGAAGATTTTGTAACAGAAGTCAATAATATTTTAGATGAAACCTTAAAATTCGGATATAATGTTTCAGTTGGTGTGTTTACAAAAACAAATACAACTGTAAGTGATTATATGAAATATGGTCAAGGTTTTGAAGATAAAATAGATTCAAGACTTATCGGATTAGTTGATCCAAATGCAAAATCATCAGAAACCATAAGATATATCAGGTGA
- a CDS encoding dihydroorotase: MSNLVLKNCKTIDNKIVNIIIENGIIKDIKKTILPSEKETDTICDIKENIIIPGLIDTHVHLRDPGMTQKETWTTGTQAAAHGGYTTIIDMPNTLPATDTKKAFQEKRNIATKKSYVDFGLHAGVKTRQDVMDIMSEKPASYKIFMDLYTNKQLDEMFNYVSQTNKPLSLHCEDKTLVDYNIKTMKKNPLNKNKTITYSYARSALAELIAVNRAIEFAKKYKLQLHLCHISTRQTLELIHEAKEKLNISIEATPHHIFLDNTTYERYGVKAKTNPPLRDSNYNITIDNLNEFDSIGTDHAPHTIEEKEKDTWKSAAGIPGLETALKLLLTEVNNKRLTLEQLVKLTSTNPANIFNIPNKGKIKKGYDADITVINMKETGKISIENTYTKAKYTPFENRDYVGSNIMTINRGNIISQDNDVYKYDSKYIY; the protein is encoded by the coding sequence ATGAGTAATCTAGTACTAAAAAACTGTAAAACAATAGATAATAAAATAGTTAATATCATCATAGAAAATGGAATAATAAAAGATATTAAAAAAACAATACTACCTTCAGAAAAAGAAACAGATACCATCTGTGATATAAAAGAAAATATAATTATTCCAGGATTAATTGATACACATGTACATCTAAGAGATCCAGGTATGACACAAAAAGAAACATGGACCACTGGAACACAAGCAGCAGCACATGGGGGATACACCACCATAATAGACATGCCAAATACACTACCTGCAACAGATACAAAAAAAGCTTTCCAAGAAAAAAGAAACATTGCTACAAAAAAATCATATGTTGACTTTGGATTACATGCAGGTGTAAAAACACGACAAGATGTAATGGATATTATGAGTGAAAAACCTGCATCATATAAAATATTCATGGATTTATATACAAACAAACAATTAGATGAAATGTTTAACTATGTAAGTCAAACAAACAAACCATTATCCCTACACTGTGAAGATAAAACATTAGTTGACTATAATATTAAAACTATGAAGAAAAATCCATTAAATAAGAATAAAACAATCACATATAGTTATGCTAGAAGTGCACTTGCAGAATTAATTGCAGTAAACAGAGCAATTGAATTCGCAAAAAAATACAAACTACAACTACACTTGTGTCATATAAGTACAAGGCAAACATTAGAATTAATACATGAAGCAAAAGAAAAACTAAATATATCCATTGAAGCAACACCCCATCATATATTTCTAGATAACACAACATATGAAAGATATGGAGTTAAAGCTAAGACAAACCCACCACTAAGGGATAGTAACTACAACATAACCATAGATAATTTAAATGAATTTGATAGTATAGGTACTGATCATGCACCACATACAATTGAAGAAAAAGAAAAAGATACATGGAAGAGTGCTGCAGGAATTCCAGGACTTGAAACTGCCCTAAAATTATTATTAACAGAAGTAAATAATAAGAGATTAACATTAGAACAACTAGTAAAATTAACAAGTACTAATCCTGCAAATATATTTAACATACCAAATAAAGGTAAAATCAAAAAAGGTTATGACGCAGATATTACAGTAATAAACATGAAAGAAACAGGAAAAATAAGTATAGAAAACACATACACCAAAGCTAAATATACACCCTTTGAAAATAGAGACTATGTTGGTAGTAACATCATGACAATCAATAGAGGTAATATTATTAGTCAAGATAATGATGTGTATAAATATGATAGTAAATACATCTACTAA
- the rplJ gene encoding 50S ribosomal protein L16 — MVRPYTRKDYIRKIPASKIVQYDMGNLSGEFPLEVTLAVKEHTHLSHNSLEAARIAANRYLQRTTGKLGYRLKIRTYPHHIVRENPMATGAGADRVQSGMRGAFGKAVSSEALVRANQKIITAYVQVKDFEKAKVALNRAAMKLPVTCKLVIDKGHDLVQF; from the coding sequence ATGGTTAGACCATACACAAGAAAAGATTATATTAGAAAAATCCCAGCATCAAAAATTGTACAGTATGATATGGGTAATTTATCTGGAGAATTTCCATTAGAAGTAACATTAGCAGTTAAAGAACACACACATTTATCACACAATTCTTTAGAAGCTGCAAGGATTGCTGCAAACAGATATTTACAAAGAACAACTGGTAAATTAGGTTACAGATTAAAAATAAGAACATATCCTCACCACATAGTAAGAGAAAATCCTATGGCTACTGGTGCAGGGGCAGATAGGGTACAAAGTGGTATGAGAGGAGCATTTGGTAAAGCAGTAAGTTCAGAAGCTTTAGTACGTGCAAACCAAAAAATCATCACTGCATATGTTCAAGTAAAAGACTTTGAAAAAGCAAAAGTTGCACTTAACAGAGCAGCAATGAAATTACCAGTAACCTGTAAATTAGTAATTGATAAAGGACACGACCTTGTTCAATTCTAG